A genome region from Streptomyces antimycoticus includes the following:
- a CDS encoding ATP-binding protein — protein sequence MIPLDTRRLFRAEFPALPDRAAAVRRMVAGHLRDWRLGAIVDHVVLATNELFANAVEHGSSGPADTVTITVSLERFGRELRVEVADGSPVVPVARKPEPTEESGRGLAIVEDLALDWGTEPPDPGVRGKKVWFTLPLVATS from the coding sequence GTGATCCCGCTGGACACCCGCCGGCTCTTCCGGGCGGAGTTCCCCGCCCTTCCCGACCGCGCCGCCGCCGTACGCCGGATGGTCGCCGGGCATCTGCGCGACTGGCGGCTCGGCGCGATCGTGGACCATGTCGTCCTCGCCACCAACGAGCTGTTCGCCAACGCGGTGGAGCACGGCAGCTCCGGCCCCGCCGATACCGTCACCATCACCGTCTCGCTGGAACGCTTCGGCCGTGAGCTGCGCGTGGAGGTGGCCGACGGCTCGCCCGTGGTCCCGGTCGCCCGCAAGCCGGAGCCGACCGAGGAGTCCGGACGGGGGCTGGCCATCGTCGAGGACCTCGCCCTCGACTGGGGCACCGAGCCGCCCGACCCCGGAGTCCGGGGGAAGAAGGTGTGGTTCACCCTGCCGCTGGTGGCCACCTCATGA